The stretch of DNA TCGTAATCCAACTTCGGGAGCCGACCAGGATCGATTCATGTAGTTGTCctgattcaatttcaaggccaaCATCCGATCCTCTTCTTgctgttcttgttgttgtttgaaTGGTGGCAAATCCATGGCGGTGGAAACGCCATTCCATTCTTGAGACAATTGGCGGGCTAAAACTAGATCTGGATCGGATTCATCCTCATCGAAACTATGTCAAAAGATGAGTGAAGAACTGCTATGACATAtatgacaaatgaaacaaattgaactCACTTGAGTTTGGGGGGTTCATCAGAGACATTCTCCATGGATATTTGTTTGGCCAATTCAATGTCCGGATCATTTTCCTTGGATTCGCTATAACATTGATTAGGAAATACGTTTTTGAAAGGCCCATAGTTACCACTGATCAAACGATTACCTGATTGGTAAAACGTATTCTGTCTTCGTCGTCTGGAGTTTAGGAGGAATCACTGATGATctgaatagatattgatgaGACATTCAAGATAAAGTAACTCATATATATCTATATCTATAATTGTCTTACCTTATTGGTGACAATATTGCTGCTTTGGGTGTAATCCATTGCATTTGCATAGCATCAATAACCGTTTGATCGAAACCAGACAGAACTTTACAGTGACTTAAATTATTCAGTTTCAGCggatattttttcaaagacaaCAAACATTCTTCATATTTCTTGACCATTACCAAATCATCGgcatttgattcaattaaaTATTGCaaggcattttcaaaaaccggATTCGGATTCGAAATTTGGATTTTACGCCGTTTTTTAATTTGAGCCATTATTTTCTGAGCTCTTCTTCCAATTGTTGTTGAACGCCAGGTTTCGAAATCAGTTCTGATTGGTCCAAAACACTTAGGGTGACGAGAAATTGCTTTCGAATTTCAGGTTCTTGAACGCTGAGGGCAAAGCTATTGGACCAGTCTTTACGACGTTCTTATTTCAACTGTCTTTTGCTACCACAGCCACCACCATTGTTTCTGGTGGAATTGCCGAAAGGTAATAATAAATTGGGGCTGAATTACCGATGGAGTCCATCATTGTTCGACCTCCGCTTATTCCGTCTTAGATGCAATTTTTACGCCTACTGCTTGTTCTCTTTGGTGAATACGGTGGTGTATTGTTTCCCGGCGGGTTGGTTGTGGGGACAACACggttttttgaagaatttgggCGCTGTGGATATTGCCGGGAGTGGGGGCGTTCACTTGGTGGGCGGATCTTCGGGTAAGTTATAGTACCTTCCTAAATAATGGTCTACGGTCTACCTTATTCACGTCAGAGAGCAGCTCTGGGTGAGCTAATTTGAACGGGCAGGTCATGAAATCAATCACGCAACCTAGTAATATTGGCCAATGAAATTTGCTTCCTCGTTACCTTGAAGatgaactttgattttatattcaatttcaagagaGTCTCTATCAAGGCTATTGTTGGAGGTTCACACTCCAACCCAAACAAAACCTACTTTGTCAATATCAGTAGCACACTTACTTTGGCTTTGAATACACTTTAGGAAATGATGTATCAAACTGCGACTAAGTCCCGTGGGGTCAGCTCACGGTCAGGATGTTTGTCTCTGCTTCTCCTCCACAGGATACGACAAAGAAGCTCAAAATCGGGGCATCAAACTTAGTTTTTCACTACTTTTCACCTCACGCCGCGTAATTAAACCAAATGGCATGATTGTCATTCGTCACGTCACTGGATTTCTTGGCTTAATGGCTTAAAAGTGAAATGACTCTCAATGCTATTGCAGCTTTTGTGGCCGCCTCAATTATGGGACCTCGATTGGGCCGTTGGGATATATCGGGTGATCCCCCAATGGGTAGTCCAACTAATGCGTGCATCGGTTTATTTATGCTTTGGTGGGGATGGATGGCGTTCAATGCTGGCAGCACTTTCGGAATTTCGGGTCGAAAATGGATTTTGGCCGCCAAGGCCACGTGCACAACAATGGTTTCCTCCTTTGCTGGCGGCATTTTCTCGATATTCCATAGTTTATACGTTACCAATGGAAAACTGGACATCCTCATGCTTATCAATGGAATCTTAGGAGCTTTGGTTGGGGTCACAGGTAATCAAGAGTTACATTGGGGATTTTCATATCATATCAAGGATTTGGTTGCTCTCAAAAGTGGGTGTTCAGTCTTACAAGGTTAAttgtcaatgttcaatggCTTATCGATGTTTTTACCTTTGGTCAACTGATCACATTTTCAGTCAATCAAAATGGTTACTTTGAATAAATAGTTGAATGTACAAAGATGGAGGTTGGTATGAATTAAATCAGAACCATGTGTTAAAGGACGACTTCAAAACTGTTGGAGATGCTCTGGAGAGCAATAAATGAAGATCACTAAAAACTGTTTTGGATTGAGCACTCTAATAGACATTTTCAAGCcggcgtcatcaatttccacGGCTATCACCATCTAGCGTGTAAAGGACTGGTTTCTTGAAAACAGGCTCGTTTAGTAGTTTATTCCATTCAGGGTGATCAAGACACGGTTAAGCTAACATAGGCTTTCACTTGTTTATGCATTGGACCTTGGCCGTTGATGGCCCTAACAATTAAGGtatttttcttggatttatgtactgattcagacatgaggTTCCTCAAAGGGAGCTAGTCCTTCTTTCGGTCActcttgaaaaaatgaataattgttgttgtcgtcgtaATTAGATGAAGCAAGCGGTTATGATCTCTTGCTCACAAAAATCGTGTTCAACTCTTGCTTTGATCTTTTATATACAGGATAATCCTCGACTTTAATTTGGGATAGGACATTTCAAACATAGTAATTAGACGCTTAACTTTTATTAGTCATCTAGTAATGTAGAACTCATTTCGATCACTTGACTTTAGGTGGATGCGCCATTGTGACTCCAAGGGAAGCAGTGTTCATTGGCATTATTGGATCATTTCTGGCCAATATTACCGCTCCTTTGCTTATTTGGCTGAAGATTGACGACGCTGTTGGAGCCACTTGTGTTCATGGTAAGTCACAACAAGAACATCTTGAATAAGGACATGAAAAGTCGAAATAGAAAATAACAATTTAGCTTAAAGCCAATAAGTTGCGTCTTTTGTCCAACGAGTCTATGTTTGGTATGAATTGATTGCAGATCTTGGTTTTTCAACTCATTTATTCATCTACATAAGTTAAACGTTATCTCACTCAAAGGGCTTTACAGAAGAGCGCCACACAAACATCACATTATTTAATGTTCTCCATTGTGCTGATCTGAGCCATAAAAGTGCATTATTTTACGCTCAGGCATATTTGATAACAGGTAGATGATACCTACGGTGCCAAGCAGAGCTCAGAACCTGCAttggaaaataaattttaaattttgaaatggagcCAATTCTCAGGTGTACCGTCTCCGTCCTAATTAAGACCCGTCCACGGTAGTAGTAACTACGGTGGTGCTCCAAACGTTCTCCAGGCCTGTAATGATGCCTGGATGGTCGGGTATCCATCCAGCTTTTTAAATCAAACGAGACCATTCACGTAATCAGGAAAGAGCGGAGCCCCTTTTTGCGTGTCTTTGTTGATCATTATCATGACACAGTCCAATAGGCCTATAACTTGTCTAGCTAGGAGTTCCAAGCGCGAGATCGAAAAGACAAAGGTAAAATCTGCCAGGGTTTCGAAGCGTCGCCGCAAAGCGTAATCCAGTACAGTTTTAACAATTTGCCCAACCGAAATCAAGTGATCACATCAATATGCTCAAATCATCGCTCTTTCTCGGCCTCATAACGATTTTAGGTCCAGGTAAGCTTATGTTTGAATTCAGATAactaatccaaaaaaaaaacgtttcatTGTACTATTCGCTCCAGGAGCATATGGACAAGAGGACAAGGTCTTGTGGCTGGCAGCCTTGGATGGGGACGTGGATACGGTCAAGGCCGCTGTGAATGGAGGGGTCACATCAAGGCTGGCCAATGAGAATGGTCTGACATTGCTTCATGCGGCAGCAATGGGTGGTCACTTGTCTTTGGTCAAGTTCTTGGTGGAAAATGGAGCGGGAGTGAACCGGAAGAAGGTCAAAGGGGAAACGCCTCTTTTTATCTCTAGCGCCAATGGCAGGGTCGAAGTGGTCAAGTGAGTCTGGTTTTGAATGCCTTTAAGACGTTAGTGCTCTGTTTGGCCTTGTAAACATTGAAAGATTGTAAGGGATGTTTAGAAACGTTTGCTTTTTTTAGTAGTGTCAATCAAGATGATCTCTTGTTAAGACCAAAGCTATGCCTCAATTTTAGGGTAGATGCACAAAGGAGGTATTTCAGTTGTCCTACCCCATCCTCTGGACGCGATGAGCCCAACTCAGCTTGTAGATCGTATTCTCGAGTCGCGGCCAAAGTTTTCTCCCCCATTTGACCTTCTcttcaaaggttttctcacCTTTCACCCAAGTTGAATTTTGCCCAGAAGCTGGATCTTTTAAGGTTAGAAGAGCTTGCCAATGATTTGATAGGTTTTAGTCACTCAAAATTTCTAAAGTCCGCAAAAGGGTTGTACGCGTACTTGAACGTACATTACTTCATTtccataaaaaacaaaaaaagaagctgaGGTTTTAGCTAAAGAAGGGCAAGTCTCggtcatttccatgacagaaacttggcttcgaccaggggttCTAGACGGAGAGCTttccatggttggtttcaattcagATCGttgccctgacaatcccattttcatATGGGATTCGGTCATAAAATTTATGTGTATGTGATAGGAAAAATTTAAACATTAGCCAATGTCCCATGCCTTATGGAGAAGTAAAATCTTTatttgtcacctccaaggtctcGATTTATCTATTTTAACCTTGTACGTAGAGGGTGTCAAGAAATCTACATCTTACTCGCTCGAAAAGCTGAAGGAGTTTTGAGATATTGCTCAATTTATCCCAGTATGTTGGCATAGTGTTCTGGACTTGATTTTatccaatgaccctgatctgatacAACATGGTTATGTTCTACTAGTCTAGTGATGGGATCggccattactcaaaagccggcctGATCTAAAATGAGACCCGCCGGAAAGTTTGAGCATATCATGAAGTACAACCCCgaagaatttcttgaagtctaTATGAAGTCATCCCTCTTAGCCAGAACGGGGTTTTGAGCTCATCTAAGTAGGTTTACCTAATTGATTGAACAAATAAATCAGGTTATTGAGGAACTACAGTGTCACAATGCGGTTGATGTTGAAGGGTGGCTTGGTGGCCTATTTGATGTCTAGTCTAGTAAGATGTCCTACAAGGCTCCGTATTAGGTCCTGTCcctttcattatcttcattgctccacttcagaagctagTCGTAGAGAATGTGTGGGTAGATGGTGCTGAAACtatagcatctttcaagtcagaattaacagatcaaccctacattcaagggctagctcggtctgcttTCATATACAGGGGATCACATTCCTTTTAGCAGTAAGTAAACCCCGTGAAAATACCAATTTATACCAATTCTATGCCAATTTGTAAGAATGACGTTGAGGTGttattttgaatttcctgAGGAAATTGCACCTCCCTAATTTCAGCCTGTCTGACAACATCACAATGGATAGAATGCAATTGAATGCACTCGCTACAAATGGAAGAGATCGCGTCTCTCAATTCAGGAAATGTTTATTTCCCAAAAGTGGTAGCACATTGCAGACTTGATAAGTTGATTCCCTTTCCAGATACTTACTTGAACAAGGAGCCAAAGTTGACAAACCTGACGATGACAAGTGGACCCCTCTTCACATTTCTGCTTACCACGGACACTTGGGTGTCGTTCAGCTCTTGGTGGAGAATGGTGCCAATGTGAACTTGGAAGTAGATGAAGGAGCCACTCCCGTTTTGTTTGCTAGCCAAAATGGTCACACTGAAGTTGTCAAATATCTTCTGGAGAAAGGCGCTAATCCAAATAACTACGACAACGTTCGAAGGACCCCTCTTCACATGGCAGCCCTGAATGGGCACAAATCTGTAGCCCAGGTCTTGCTCAAGGCTGGAGCAAGGACAAATATCAGAGATGGAAATGGAATGACGCCCAAAGCAGCCGCCTTGTCAAGTGACAATAGTGACTTGGCTAATATCTTATGATTCGTTTCCACTGcataaaaaaatcttttaagaGTTTgagaatgtaaaaaaaagtatttctaTACGATACTGAAGCAAGCATGCTATATTGTTAGAAATTGCACGGTTTTTTTATTGTAGGAAATATGCCACTTTCTTTGATTGCAATCAGATACTTTTTGGACCTTTAGGCTTAGCTAAGGGTCCATGGCAAGATAAATGACACATGTGCTAAGAAAATAGAGTATTTTGCTCATAGTAGGCTATTAGTTTGGACATATTTGAATGCATGATGCTTAGGGAACACTTGGACACCTTGAAAAATGCTGCACTAATTCCTGGTAATATCTTTTTAGCATAAAAAAGCGTCTTGTTGCAGGAACGCTTTCAAGAAACTCATTGATAAAAGATTCATGAAAATCCCTTAGACCTCTAGGTAGATTTAaacctatccccctgctacttcacttccattggccttccgcagggggatccactatcgccaattcttttcaatctttatgcATTCGACCTGCCtaaagccctcacacaccaaggccccaccatcaaccattttcctgttcaatatattcaatatgcagacgacctggttctcttggctaatttagccgtggaattgcaaaatgccatcaatgcactccacggttattgccaagagaacggtcttcaagtcaacaccatcaagacgaaggccatggttttccataaaggtcgtctgcctcccacctccttccatattaacaatagtccgattgaaatcgtcaacaGTTTTAACTATatcggtttcaccttcttcACTCCACTCTCCTTCatcaaccatctcaaatcatcaatagccaaagccagggccagtATCAGATACATGTGCAATAGATTACCCATCAAGGATCgtccccttccaatagtttttcaactcttccggatctacatCACCCCAATTTGCCTCTACTGCCGTTACCTTTAGATGCCCAACTCCAccaaatccgccctcaaatccgccaatgccacctttGCCAGTTCCTCAAAAGATACTTGTGCTTGCctcaatatgccaataatacatggacgcattttctatgcgaaaccgagccgctcaccatcgggctggcaaggttagtgtccaacagtgttgggaacctgacctttccgaaggtgatgtccggacacaagctatcatttccggtcaaggacttgctaacaccttattatccttggcccgacatcccctcggagtattggcggtcacgcacctttgtccggctccaggccaaatgccatcagcgacgggagttgacaaaggatctgttcaatctggctcatccactctactgcaataaccaagattttcatcacttacctctacctacctgtctttgtactatctgtaactcacctcttaccttttttcatgtgcattgaaccaattctagtcatactcattgtgatatcactttctagtcatctattttattgcctttaccttcttgacatttttcttgttttatcaacaaacctttgtataatgaATATACAACAGATTTTATTCTACAgctatttttacgccatgacatgaccaagagtcgcaataaagaattattattattattaattctCGACACACAAGGTTTCATGACATATGACATTTATCaagtacattttttaaattttccttttcattgggcGGAGGTAGCGCTCTCTGCGTCGTGTAGGTGTGGACAAATAAACgtaaaatcaaatgaattcgCTCTCGGATGCCAAGTTTTATCAAGATGATGTTGCTAAATAACTTGTTGTTCCAGCATTGTGACACAATGACTTAGAGATTTCTAGACAcctagaaatctatgaatgAGTACATCACTCGCTCTTTggtgaaaaaatcaaatcctcCGGGGGTAAAGTTTCCAACACATATGAccccccccaaaaagcatTAAGCAAGGAGATTTATGCTGTTTGCTCAATAGCTCATCTATACttttcaatcatcatttcaaatcagattgtgccatgaaaatgtaatttttgaagttttggtgAGTGATTGAAAAGCCATATTTCTGTCAAACTTACCTTCGCCTCATTTCAAGAACTAATAGTTCCTTAAGGAGTAAAACAGTCCCTAATTCTAGACCTTAACAAACTAACGGATAAAAGTTTCCATGTATTCAAACTAATAAATATTTGTTTAACGTCAAGAGAGGcacaaagtcaaaaaaaaatccgccTGTTTTAACCTTTAGACCGTTTTCCTTGTTGATCAAGTGAACGTTTCGGACATAATTTTGGCCCTAAAAGGGTTTGTTTATTCCCTTGAAGACCTTTTTTTGGTTAGCTCGACGATAAACTATAATGCAATTTACTTTGCAGGATTTGGTGGAATGTGGGGCATGTTGGCTGTTGGGCTGTTTGCTGAAAAGGATGAGCTTGAGGGTTTCAGCCAATACGCAGGACTATTTCATGGTGGTGGTTTCTATTTGTTGGGAGTTCAAACATTATGTTGTGTTTGCTTCATCGCTTGGTCCTCCCTTCTAACTTATGTATTGATCAAAGTAAGGTGTACATTACCCTTcttttaagaaatattttgtggaCTTGGggttaaatgaaatgaaatatttacaGTTGCAACTCATTGTTGCATTGATGTAATATTTTatccaccaatgaattagaggtGACTGATCCGATTAACCCTGGAATGGGATAGGGCtagacaagccctctagataGAGCTAATTTGGACTTTTGTTCAGAAACTTGGTCAGGTGTGACTTAAAAGTCCTTACCATCAATACCTACATATTCTCTATGAATATGAGAGGgaaatgaggaatgatctttaaaggcaAGGTGActccattttttacttaccgCTGGGACCGTGTCATAGGGCCGTTcaggcactcttaggcggcttggactatcttgaaccgttacatgtattttttccttttttagcccgaccatggccttaatcattgctgtcatagttttgaatcaaagaataactCTTTGGCACgcgtttcattcaaaaaaatacaaattgcTTGCCAATGAGCCAAGtatctgctttttaagttCATGTCGTTAAATCTATTGGCCGGCTCCTCCGTGGCTTGTATTATTCCagcggcaaagccaaactcactctgatgatcagttccgtcgatttaacacgTTTTTTTGGTACTTGACGCTCAAAATTTTTATCagccaagaaatgaaaactctttttggatgacaaatgtgccaaaatatttatttgtttgattcaGAACGATTACATTCATAGTTAAGGCCACGGTAGTgctaaagaaggaaaaaatacatgtaacggctcaagacagtccaagccgcctaagagtgc from Tigriopus californicus strain San Diego chromosome 3, Tcal_SD_v2.1, whole genome shotgun sequence encodes:
- the LOC131877778 gene encoding putative ammonium transporter 3, which gives rise to MTDPFQCSIMNSTVNDTWDEDASDLLQDEYDDGWVWDDATWILCSSFIIFTMQTGFGMLESGCVSLKNEVNIMMKNVVDVVLGGITYWAFGYGFSYGSGPGTNPFFGFGDWFLNAEGKAIGPVFTTFLFQLSFATTATTIVSGGIAERCNFYAYCLFSLVNTVVYCFPAGWLWGQHGFLKNLGAVDIAGSGGVHLVGGSSAFVAASIMGPRLGRWDISGDPPMGSPTNACIGLFMLWWGWMAFNAGSTFGISGRKWILAAKATCTTMVSSFAGGIFSIFHSLYVTNGKLDILMLINGILGALVGVTGGCAIVTPREAVFIGIIGSFLANITAPLLIWLKIDDAVGATCVHGFGGMWGMLAVGLFAEKDELEGFSQYAGLFHGGGFYLLGVQTLCCVCFIAWSSLLTYVLIKSIDKVIHFRMTEIEELVGADYCEHNILHPGVGVTRAVSVIKRFDKSVDLGLIPVGKNKGHMEFLEREYAARLETAVHRHAMTSTRHRRTNKVDHISFDTTKC
- the LOC131877779 gene encoding ankyrin repeat, PH and SEC7 domain containing protein secG-like codes for the protein MLKSSLFLGLITILGPGAYGQEDKVLWLAALDGDVDTVKAAVNGGVTSRLANENGLTLLHAAAMGGHLSLVKFLVENGAGVNRKKVKGETPLFISSANGRVEVVKYLLEQGAKVDKPDDDKWTPLHISAYHGHLGVVQLLVENGANVNLEVDEGATPVLFASQNGHTEVVKYLLEKGANPNNYDNVRRTPLHMAALNGHKSVAQVLLKAGARTNIRDGNGMTPKAAALSSDNSDLANIL